From Quadrisphaera sp. DSM 44207, the proteins below share one genomic window:
- a CDS encoding SRPBCC family protein, with amino-acid sequence MARFTATREVAAPVELVWARLTDWASHGRWVPLTSMTVTRDTGGVGTVFVGRSGIGPLGFDDPMEVVRWDPPTSSRAGTAGVEHRGRVVLGVAEVQVVPLPGGRCRVRWTEDVSVLSRRLSRAVTGPLALGGRLVFGAVLARMAREVEAESARRA; translated from the coding sequence GTGGCCCGCTTCACCGCCACCCGCGAGGTGGCCGCGCCCGTCGAGCTCGTGTGGGCGCGGCTGACCGACTGGGCCTCCCACGGCCGGTGGGTGCCCCTGACGTCGATGACGGTCACCCGCGACACCGGCGGCGTCGGCACGGTGTTCGTCGGCCGCAGCGGCATCGGCCCGCTGGGCTTCGACGACCCCATGGAGGTCGTGCGCTGGGACCCCCCGACGTCCTCGCGCGCCGGCACGGCGGGCGTCGAGCACCGCGGGCGCGTGGTGCTCGGCGTCGCCGAGGTGCAGGTGGTGCCGCTGCCCGGCGGCCGGTGCCGGGTGCGGTGGACCGAGGACGTGTCCGTCCTCTCCCGCCGCCTCTCGCGCGCGGTGACGGGCCCGCTCGCGCTCGGCGGGCGCCTCGTCTTCGGCGCCGTGCTCGCCCGGATGGCGCGCGAGGTGGAGGCCGAGAGCGCGCGACGTGCCTGA
- a CDS encoding DNA-3-methyladenine glycosylase I, with product MPGPDGVLRCPWGVTGPADYRAYHDAEWGRPVRGEAALYERLVLEGFQAGLSWLVVLRKRPALRAAFAGFDPEVVAGFGPDDVARVLADPGVVRNRAKVEAAVRNARAVLALRERAPGGLEALIAEGAPPPGPAPRTPADVPAQTPASRALARRLAAAGFSFVGPRTVHALLQACGFVDDHLAACAFRRGARGAA from the coding sequence CTGCCCGGCCCGGACGGCGTGCTGCGCTGCCCCTGGGGAGTCACCGGTCCGGCGGACTACCGCGCCTACCACGACGCCGAGTGGGGTCGGCCCGTGCGCGGCGAGGCCGCGCTCTACGAGCGGCTGGTCCTCGAGGGCTTCCAGGCCGGGCTGTCCTGGCTGGTCGTGCTGCGCAAGCGCCCCGCCCTCCGCGCCGCCTTCGCCGGCTTCGACCCCGAGGTGGTCGCCGGCTTCGGCCCGGACGACGTCGCGCGGGTGCTCGCGGACCCGGGCGTAGTGCGCAACCGCGCCAAGGTGGAGGCGGCCGTGCGCAACGCCCGCGCCGTCCTCGCCCTGCGCGAGCGCGCTCCCGGCGGGCTCGAGGCGCTGATCGCCGAGGGCGCCCCGCCACCCGGCCCGGCGCCGCGCACGCCGGCGGACGTGCCCGCGCAGACCCCGGCGTCGCGGGCGCTGGCCCGCCGCCTGGCCGCGGCGGGCTTCTCCTTCGTCGGCCCCCGCACGGTGCACGCGCTGCTCCAGGCCTGCGGCTTCGTCGACGACCACCTGGCCGCGTGCGCCTTCCGCCGCGGCGCCCGCGGCGCGGCGTGA
- a CDS encoding DivIVA domain-containing protein — protein sequence MSLALLLLAVALVAVVVAVASGRVRGGLPPAAGTGPRAQLPPGAAGSLGAHDVEAVRFTVALRGYRADEVDAVLDRLRDELAERDARLAALTAPAPAPAPAPAPGPASATAPAEGASAARGQG from the coding sequence GTGAGCCTCGCCCTCCTCCTGCTCGCCGTGGCCCTGGTCGCGGTCGTGGTCGCCGTGGCCTCCGGGCGCGTGCGCGGCGGCCTGCCCCCCGCGGCCGGCACGGGCCCGCGCGCGCAGCTGCCGCCCGGCGCCGCCGGCTCCCTCGGGGCCCACGACGTCGAGGCCGTGCGCTTCACCGTGGCGCTGCGCGGCTACCGCGCGGACGAGGTGGACGCCGTCCTCGACCGGCTGCGCGACGAGCTCGCCGAGCGCGACGCCCGCCTCGCCGCGCTCACCGCACCCGCTCCCGCGCCGGCTCCCGCGCCGGCACCCGGACCCGCCTCCGCGACGGCTCCCGCCGAGGGCGCGTCCGCGGCACGCGGGCAGGGCTGA